A genomic segment from Montipora foliosa isolate CH-2021 chromosome 9, ASM3666993v2, whole genome shotgun sequence encodes:
- the LOC137971585 gene encoding uncharacterized protein: MVSVYSGLAPVGERCIELLRYHRSPNITVNLLAGIHGVEYMNTVHGASDTIEFLRFFGEAGSAANIETARPALEVGDIVVMDNWATHHFAGGEILQEWLNERNIELVYTPTYSPDFNPVEFVFNKMRSVMRYHLWDLTNENIELAAYEAVDRITSHDMANFFRHTSYINT; encoded by the coding sequence ATGGTAAGCGTTTATAGTGGTCTTGCACCAGTTGGAGAAAGATGCATTGAACTTTTACGTTATCACCGTTCACCTAACATAACAGTCAACCTATTAGCTGGGATACATGGGGTAGAATATATGAACACCGTACATGGTGCATCAGATACTATAGAATTTCTTCGCTTCTTCGGTGAAGCAGGAAGTGCAGCCAACATAGAAACTGCAAGACCCGCGCTTGAAGTAGGGGACATTGTTGTGATGGATAACTGGGCTACTCACCATTTTGCTGGCGGGGAAATATTGCAAGAATGGTTAAATGAGAGAAACATTGAGCTTGTCTACACACCAACCTATTCTCCGGATTTTAATCCTGTAGAGTTCGTTTTTAACAAAATGAGGAGCGTGATGCGTTATCATCTTTGGGATCTAACAAATGAAAACATTGAACTTGCTGCTTATGAAGCTGTAGACCGCATAACATCACATGATATGGCGAATTTTTTTAGACATACGTCCTACATTAATACttag